The Amycolatopsis nigrescens CSC17Ta-90 genomic interval GGGTGGCTGCGTGCTGGCGGCGGCCTGCGATCTCCGGCTGATGTCGGGCGGCACCATCGGCCTCACCGAGCTCGCCGCGGGCGTGCCGTTTCCCACGGTGCCGCTGGAGATCATGCGCCACGCCGTCGGCCCGGCGCTGGACGCGCTGGTGCTCGATCCCGGCAGGCTGACCCCCGACCAGGCCGCCGCGATCGGCCTGGTGCACGAGCTCGTCGAGCCCGATCGGCTGCTCACCGCGGCACTGCGGCGAGCGGAAGGGCTCTGCGTCGCACCGGCCGATGTGTACGCACTCGCCAAGCGCCAGCTCCGCCGGCCCGCCCGCGAGCGGATGGACGCCGCCCGGCCGTCGGACGATCCCGAGGTGCTGAAGCTGTGGAGTTCCGAACGCACCGGCCGGACCCTGCGTGACTATCTCGCGTCCCTGCGCCGAAGCAAATGAGTGGTCAGTGGTCGCGGGCGGCCGCGACCGAGCTTCGGAAAAAGATTCGGCGGGTCTGTCGATCCGCAGGCTTGCCATTCGACCCAGAGGTGAGAGGGTCCGAACGGGACCCGGACAACCAGGGAGACGGAACCATGAAGTACATGCTGATCATGCGGGCGACCGACGAGACCTACCAGGAGTTCAAGGACATCGACTTCAACGAGATCGTCGCGTCGATGGGCCGGTTCAACGACGAGCTGGTCCGGGCCGGCGTGCTGGTCGCCGCGGAAGGGCTCGACGACGCCGCGGAGGGCGTCGTGGTCGACTACTCCTCCGAGCCGCCCGTGGTCACCGATGGCCCGTACGGCGAGACCAAGGAGCTGTTCGCCGGCTTCTGGATCCTCAACGTGGCCTCGAAGGAGGAGGCCGTGGAGTGGGCGAAGCGGGCGCCGCTGGCCGGCCCTGGCAGCAAGGCCGAGATCCGCCGGATCACCTCGATCGACGAGCTCCCGCAGGACAACGAGTGGATCCAGAAGGAGCGGGCGTGGCGCGAGGCCACCGGCCAGCTCTGAGCGGATCGGCGAGCAGATGAGCGATCACACCGGCCGCGAGGCCGTCGCCGCCGTCTGGCGGATCGAGTCGGCGCGGATCGTCGGTGCGCTCACCCGGTACACCGGCGACTTCGCGCTGGCCGAAGACCTCGCCCAGGAGGCACTGGCCGAGGCGCTGGTGAGCTGGCCGCGTGACGGCGTACCGGGCAACCCGGCGGGGTGGCTGCTCACCGCCGGCCGTCGTCGCGCGATCGACGCGTTCCGCCGCCGTTCCGCCCTCGACGAGAGGTACGCCGCCCTCGCCCACAACCTGGGTGAGGGCGGCGTCGTCTCGGGCAGCGCGCCCGCCGATCCGGCCAGGGACGCCGAGGACGTGCTGTGGGATCCGGACCAGATCGACGACGACGTGCTCGCGCTGATGTTCATCTCCTGCCACCCCGTGCTGTCGCGGGAAGCCAGGGTGGCGCTCACCCTGCGCGTGGTCGGCGGTCTGACCAGTGACGAGATCGCCAAGGCGTTCCTGGTCCCGACGGCCACCGTGCAGGCCAGGATCACCAGGGCGAAGAAGACCCTCGGGGCGGCCAGGGTGCCGTTCGAGGTGCCGCCGGCCGCACAGCGGTCCGAACGGCTCGGCTCGGTGCTCAGCGTGGTGTACCTGATCTTCACCGAGGGGTCCTCGGCCAGTTCCGGTGATCACCTGATCCGGCTCGACCTGGCGAGCGAGGCGCAGCGGTTCGCCAGGGTGCTGACCCGCCTGGTGCCGGACGACCCCGAAGTCCACGGCCTGCTGGCGCTGCTCGAGCTGACCGCGGCGCGTTTTCCCGCCCGCACCGGGCCGGACGGCGGGCCGGTGCTGCTGGAACACCAGGACCGCAGTCGCTGGGACCGCACCGCGATCCGCCGTGGACGAGCCGCGCTGGCCCGCGCCGAACAGGTCGGCCGCGGCCTCGGCGCCTACGGCCTGCAGGCGGCGATCGCCGAATGCCACGCCGTCGCCGCGTCGGTGGACGCGACGAACTGGGAACGCATCGTGCTCATCTACGAGGCGCTCGGCCGGCTCGCCCCGTCCCCGGTGGTCGACCTCAACCGGGCGGTGGCGGTCTCCATGGCCAAGGGACCGGCCGCGGCACTGCCCATCGTGGACGAACTGGTGGCCACCGACGCACTGCCGAACTCGCATCTGCTGCCGACCGTTCGCGGGGAACTGTTCACCCGCCTCGGCCGCACCGACGAGGCGCGCACCGAACTGAAGCGCGCCATCGGATTGTGCGGCAACGAACGCGAACGAGCGTTGCTGGCGCACAAGCTCGCCGACCTCGGCTGAGTTCAGGGCGTGCCGGTTCCCCGCAGACACCGCCGACCACAACCGCCGGGACCACAACGACGGACGGGCTACCCAGCCGGGCGCAGGTCGGCGGGGTGGGGTGTGAGTGTCTGGTATGGCGACCAACGACGCAACGTTGTACAGGAGCGAAATTTTGCCTCGCGTCGCCTGCAAGGCGACCACCCACCACGACCCGGAAGTTAGAAGGGCGGAGGCTCGTCAGCGGTCTTTGGAAGGTCGAGGAGTGGCTCCGGTCGCGTCGTGTAGGTGCGGCCGGTCGGGGTGGTGACCGTTAAATCGGCCGTGGCCGGGTCGAACTCGAACTTCCAGCCGGGCTCGTCTTTCAGGCCGTGGTGGTAGCGGCAGAGGCAACACAGGTTGTGCTCGCGGGTGTCCCCGTTTTGCGACCACGCGGTGCAATGGTCGGCATCGCAGCGTTGGGCGGGGCGGTTGCAGCCCGGTGCCCGGCAGGTGCGGTCGCGGACGCGAACCAGTTCGGCGAGATCGGCCGGTGGGCGGTATCTCTTGCGGCCGATATCCCGGACAGTGCCTGAAACCGGATCGGTCAACACCTTCCGCCACACCGAGTTGGGCTGGTTCATGAGTTGACGCCCGAACTCACCCGGGATCGGGCCATGACCGACCAACTCGCAGCCGTCCTCACGGATACCCAACGCAGTGTCGAGCGGAATGTGGATGAACACCTGAGCGGCCAAGCCCTCCCAGCCCTTGCCGAGCAGCAACTCCGCCAACACATCCGCCCGAAGTTGGTCCAGCGTGCGAACCTCATCGCCACCGCGCAACTTCCGCGCCAACATATCGATCCGGGCATACACCGCGGTCGCGATTTCCACCGGGAGATACGCCCAGAGCGAGGCCATCGCATCAGGCTCGTGGTGCAACTCGACCCGGCGCTGCTTGCGGCGAGTCTCCGCGCGGGCGCGTTGGCCTTCGGGGTCGAGGGCCGCGACAACGCGGGTTACCGTTTTCCGCCAGTTGCTCGGATTCTTCTCGCCGATACGATCGGCCAGAATTTCATCCGCCTGATGGGCCAATTCATCCGACAACACCGCCACACCATCAAACGCCTGACGGGCCTTCTCGATATCCAGCTCGCCAGCGACCATTGCTGCCAGCAGACACGGCATCCGCGACGCCAACGCCTCCGACAAGGCCACCCGGGTCGCGGTCGTTTCACGGGACAGCCGCAACTCCGGCGCCAGTTCATCCGCCACCGATCGCGCACCACCACGAGCACGGTTCAGCCGCGCGATCGCCAAAGCCTGCACCGCCTGCACCCGACAGATCGCCCGCCGAGTCGAAACGACCACCTCGACCACTTGCGGCGGATCCAACTCCTCAAGTGCGTCCTCGTCCATCGAGCATAACCAATCCAGAGAAAGCATCAGAAACCTCCCAGGCTCCGAACCTAACTCCAGAATACCGGCGACCTCCGACAAAAAACGCCCGTGCCCAAACACGAAAGAGGGAAGAAAGCGCTAACCAGAAACGGTGTCGAGGTGGCTCGTGTCACCGAGACTGGAAACCTGGCGGTTGTGGAAAAAGTCGTCCTCGCGAAGCACCGTGATGCTGCCCGAGGGGGCCCGGAAACCAACGTAGTCCGCTGATTCGAGCGGCATCCTGATCCAGGACGCCAGGACGAACGTGAGGGCGAAGCCGTGCGTCACGATGATCTGGTGCGCGCAGGGGCTTTCCAGGATCGCGTCCATCGCCGCGTAGACGCGCTGCGCGAGCGCTGCCCTGGTCTCGGCGCCCGGTATTCCTTCGTCGTGCCGCATCCGGTCCCCCGTCGCGGGCGGCGGGACGAACCGCTGGTCCAGCCACTCCTGCGGCCGGCCTCCGGCATCGCCGTAGGACTTCTCGCGCAGTCGCTCGTCCAGAATCGGCCGCACGCCGAACAATTCGCCCACCGCCTCGGCCGTCTGGGAGGTACGCCGCAGGTCCGACGAGAACAGTTCCACTTCGGCGCCCTCGGGCACCCTGGCCCGTAGCGACCCGGCGATGGCGGCCGCCGCCCGCGTTCCTGCCAGGGTGAGTTCGGAGTCGTACCAGCCGCCCACCAGTCGATCGACGTGGTGCGTGGCTTCTGGATGGGTGACGACGTAGATGTTGCGCATAGGCGACACTCTCACAGGCGGTGCTGGGAGATCATCGGCCGCGCCTCGGCCTGTTCCCCGGCGCGTTCGTCGTAGTTGGGGCGCTTGAGCAGGGCCAGCATGCAGCCCAGCGTCAACAACACCTGGAACACCGCGAAAACGATCACCGCGGCGATCGAGCCGGTCAGGTTGAGCAGGAACTGGCCGGCGATCGGGGTGGTGCCGCCGAGCAGCGTGCCGCAGAGCTGGTAGCACAGCGAGATCCCGGTGTAGCGCACGTGCG includes:
- a CDS encoding enoyl-CoA hydratase/isomerase family protein, translating into MIETAEHDGIAVLTLHHGPVNALDLELLTAVPEALAAVAEARAVVLTGSGRSFSAGVDLKRIADGGPRYVEKFLPALHLATLTLFEHPRPVVAAVNGHALAGGCVLAAACDLRLMSGGTIGLTELAAGVPFPTVPLEIMRHAVGPALDALVLDPGRLTPDQAAAIGLVHELVEPDRLLTAALRRAEGLCVAPADVYALAKRQLRRPARERMDAARPSDDPEVLKLWSSERTGRTLRDYLASLRRSK
- a CDS encoding YciI family protein, coding for MKYMLIMRATDETYQEFKDIDFNEIVASMGRFNDELVRAGVLVAAEGLDDAAEGVVVDYSSEPPVVTDGPYGETKELFAGFWILNVASKEEAVEWAKRAPLAGPGSKAEIRRITSIDELPQDNEWIQKERAWREATGQL
- a CDS encoding RNA polymerase sigma factor translates to MSDHTGREAVAAVWRIESARIVGALTRYTGDFALAEDLAQEALAEALVSWPRDGVPGNPAGWLLTAGRRRAIDAFRRRSALDERYAALAHNLGEGGVVSGSAPADPARDAEDVLWDPDQIDDDVLALMFISCHPVLSREARVALTLRVVGGLTSDEIAKAFLVPTATVQARITRAKKTLGAARVPFEVPPAAQRSERLGSVLSVVYLIFTEGSSASSGDHLIRLDLASEAQRFARVLTRLVPDDPEVHGLLALLELTAARFPARTGPDGGPVLLEHQDRSRWDRTAIRRGRAALARAEQVGRGLGAYGLQAAIAECHAVAASVDATNWERIVLIYEALGRLAPSPVVDLNRAVAVSMAKGPAAALPIVDELVATDALPNSHLLPTVRGELFTRLGRTDEARTELKRAIGLCGNERERALLAHKLADLG
- a CDS encoding HNH endonuclease signature motif containing protein; amino-acid sequence: MDEDALEELDPPQVVEVVVSTRRAICRVQAVQALAIARLNRARGGARSVADELAPELRLSRETTATRVALSEALASRMPCLLAAMVAGELDIEKARQAFDGVAVLSDELAHQADEILADRIGEKNPSNWRKTVTRVVAALDPEGQRARAETRRKQRRVELHHEPDAMASLWAYLPVEIATAVYARIDMLARKLRGGDEVRTLDQLRADVLAELLLGKGWEGLAAQVFIHIPLDTALGIREDGCELVGHGPIPGEFGRQLMNQPNSVWRKVLTDPVSGTVRDIGRKRYRPPADLAELVRVRDRTCRAPGCNRPAQRCDADHCTAWSQNGDTREHNLCCLCRYHHGLKDEPGWKFEFDPATADLTVTTPTGRTYTTRPEPLLDLPKTADEPPPF
- a CDS encoding histidine phosphatase family protein; translation: MRNIYVVTHPEATHHVDRLVGGWYDSELTLAGTRAAAAIAGSLRARVPEGAEVELFSSDLRRTSQTAEAVGELFGVRPILDERLREKSYGDAGGRPQEWLDQRFVPPPATGDRMRHDEGIPGAETRAALAQRVYAAMDAILESPCAHQIIVTHGFALTFVLASWIRMPLESADYVGFRAPSGSITVLREDDFFHNRQVSSLGDTSHLDTVSG